A genomic stretch from candidate division WOR-1 bacterium RIFOXYB2_FULL_36_35 includes:
- a CDS encoding prolipoprotein diacylglyceryl transferase gives MHPILLKIGSMTIYSYGFMLALGFLASIILACFLARKISIKPENILDVAMFVFIGAIIGARTFYVIFFWYEIRNPWEAFMIWNGGLIFYGGLVFGLLGLIWACKIFKISVMDMLDIATPATFLGYAIGRIGCFLNGCCYGVKCSLPWAVEFPHLLELRHPTQIYASISGFIIMGILLFLFYRRKFQGQIFALGIIFYPSYRFLIDFIRDNTRYLFGLTNAQIGSIFIIIFGLILYGIFSRRVEIK, from the coding sequence GTGCATCCAATTTTGCTTAAAATAGGCAGTATGACTATTTATTCTTATGGATTTATGTTGGCGCTAGGTTTTTTAGCCAGTATTATCCTTGCTTGTTTTTTGGCGCGTAAGATATCTATTAAGCCAGAAAATATTTTAGATGTTGCAATGTTTGTTTTTATTGGGGCAATTATCGGCGCCCGTACTTTTTATGTAATATTCTTTTGGTATGAAATTAGAAACCCATGGGAAGCTTTTATGATATGGAACGGCGGTCTTATATTTTATGGCGGTCTTGTTTTTGGCCTTTTAGGGCTCATTTGGGCGTGTAAGATATTTAAAATTTCAGTTATGGACATGCTTGATATTGCAACTCCTGCCACTTTTTTGGGATACGCAATCGGAAGAATAGGTTGTTTTTTAAACGGATGTTGTTATGGTGTAAAATGTTCTCTCCCTTGGGCTGTAGAGTTTCCTCATCTTTTAGAGCTTCGTCATCCTACTCAGATTTATGCCTCTATTTCTGGTTTTATTATAATGGGTATTTTGTTGTTTTTGTTTTATAGAAGAAAGTTTCAGGGACAGATTTTTGCTCTGGGAATCATTTTTTATCCTTCTTACAGGTTTTTAATAGATTTTATAAGGGATAATACACGCTATTTATTTGGTTTAACAAATGCCCAAATAGGATCAATTTTTATTATTATTTTCGGTCTTATACTTTATGGAATATTTAGTAGACGCGTCGAAATTAAATAG
- a CDS encoding DUF4258 domain-containing protein, whose product MKEISFCSHAQEKFKILEEHGFSVSKEKVLDVIKKPDKKEKGFKDRFIAQKAIDFKHVLRVVYEEKDNLIVIITFYPGRRSYYEG is encoded by the coding sequence ATGAAGGAGATTTCTTTTTGTTCCCATGCACAAGAAAAATTCAAAATACTAGAAGAGCATGGGTTTTCTGTTAGCAAAGAAAAAGTATTGGATGTTATTAAAAAACCTGATAAAAAAGAAAAAGGATTTAAAGATAGATTCATAGCTCAAAAAGCCATAGACTTTAAGCATGTTTTAAGAGTTGTTTATGAAGAAAAAGACAATTTAATAGTAATAATTACTTTTTATCCAGGGAGGCGAAGTTATTATGAAGGTTAG
- a CDS encoding RNA pseudouridine synthase, whose product MEYLVDASKLNRRLDIFVSSLDVGLSRSQACNLIRNNDILVNDKASRPSYKLKINDKVSVNIPRPKELKTGAEDISLDIIYEDSDIIVINKPRGMVVHPGAGNYSGTLVNALLYHCKDLSGIGGVLRPGIVHRLDKDTSGVIIAAKSDEAHKALSRQFKNRTIKKIYLALVKGIVKEDSGVIDVPIGRHPVNRKKMDVASPQKKQRFRKAITHYKVIKKFKDVTLLEIEPKTGRTHQIRVHLASIGHPVVGDVLYGGSKYKAQSTEKSGQLLHAKSIRFMHPTTGKYVEFEADVPEDMKSYL is encoded by the coding sequence ATGGAATATTTAGTAGACGCGTCGAAATTAAATAGACGGCTTGACATTTTTGTTTCGTCCTTGGATGTTGGGCTTTCAAGATCTCAGGCTTGCAATTTAATAAGAAACAATGACATTTTGGTAAATGACAAGGCTTCTAGACCTTCCTATAAATTAAAAATAAATGACAAAGTATCTGTCAATATTCCCAGGCCAAAAGAACTGAAGACTGGAGCAGAAGATATCTCTTTAGATATTATTTATGAAGATTCAGATATTATTGTTATAAATAAACCTCGCGGGATGGTTGTTCATCCTGGAGCTGGCAATTATTCCGGGACTTTGGTTAATGCTTTACTTTATCATTGTAAAGATTTATCGGGAATAGGAGGTGTTTTGAGACCGGGAATTGTCCACAGACTTGATAAAGATACGTCAGGCGTTATTATTGCGGCAAAAAGTGACGAGGCCCATAAAGCTTTAAGCCGTCAATTTAAAAACAGGACAATTAAAAAGATTTATTTAGCTTTGGTTAAAGGGATCGTTAAAGAAGATTCAGGAGTTATAGATGTACCTATAGGAAGGCATCCCGTGAATAGGAAAAAGATGGATGTGGCAAGTCCACAAAAAAAGCAAAGATTTCGGAAGGCTATTACACATTATAAAGTTATTAAAAAATTTAAAGATGTTACTTTGCTTGAGATTGAACCTAAGACGGGGAGAACTCATCAGATAAGAGTTCATTTGGCAAGTATCGGACATCCGGTTGTTGGCGATGTTTTGTATGGAGGTTCAAAGTATAAGGCTCAAAGTACGGAAAAAAGCGGGCAGTTGTTGCATGCCAAGAGTATTAGGTTCATGCATCCAACAACTGGAAAATATGTTGAGTTTGAGGCAGACGTTCCTGAAGACATGAAAAGTTATTTATGA
- a CDS encoding signal peptidase II: MQFFIITASVLLFDQFSKFLVHRFMFVNQSIPIIENILHLTYVQNSGAAFGLFRGKILFLLITGVLVIAAIFYFHERLRFDDHLQTPLALLLGGSLGNMSDRVFRRYVVDFIDFRIWPVFNVADVMINVAVFFIIFIVLKEGK, from the coding sequence ATGCAATTTTTTATTATAACAGCGTCAGTTCTTTTATTTGATCAGTTTTCGAAATTTCTTGTTCATCGCTTTATGTTTGTAAACCAAAGCATTCCAATCATAGAAAATATTTTGCATTTAACTTACGTTCAAAACAGTGGGGCTGCTTTTGGTTTGTTTAGAGGTAAGATTTTATTTCTTTTAATAACGGGAGTACTGGTTATTGCCGCGATTTTTTATTTTCATGAGCGGCTAAGATTTGATGATCATCTTCAAACGCCTCTTGCTCTTCTTTTGGGTGGGAGTCTTGGCAATATGTCAGACAGGGTTTTTCGCCGTTATGTAGTCGATTTTATCGATTTTAGAATATGGCCAGTTTTTAATGTCGCGGATGTTATGATTAATGTGGCGGTCTTTTTTATAATTTTTATTGTTCTTAAGGAGGGAAAATGA
- a CDS encoding RNA polymerase sigma-54 factor, producing MVELSFHQEINQELQLMLSPKLLAMLRILALPYVEIITEIEKASEENPLVEIQSNEKLMEYLEYLGSNKKIRKQVDFDEYPGLENIKNTPKKLKAFLLDQLNLIDLDDNKFDIGREIIEEIDDRGYIKNYNEVRDKIVKDFNVSFHVVDEVLKVIQTFEPEGVGARDFKECLLLQVQNFGFESDKLQKLIEKVIKNHLEEISKNNVSKVAEILSISQEGVSQVMDFIKKNLNPNPGLNFGDEAQRVIPSFSIEVTEKGEEVKLVNLEKEYGPKINISEEYQKMLKDSKTDKETVKFLKDKLEKAKELIENLRKRGETSQSIMNIIIEVQKGFFKKGAQMLLPLAQKDLAERLGLHPSTISRALSGKYVQTPKGLVPLSFLCQRELSGFSPMAIKGKIIEIVKNEDKKNPLSDKEILETLKKHFVVVGRRTVASYRKQLGILSADERISL from the coding sequence ATGGTTGAGCTTAGTTTCCATCAAGAGATAAATCAAGAATTGCAACTTATGCTTTCCCCTAAGTTACTTGCCATGCTTCGCATTTTGGCCCTCCCTTATGTTGAGATAATAACAGAAATAGAAAAAGCCTCGGAAGAAAACCCTCTTGTTGAGATACAATCCAACGAAAAGTTGATGGAATATCTTGAGTACCTGGGATCTAATAAAAAAATCAGGAAGCAGGTCGATTTTGATGAGTATCCGGGATTGGAGAATATAAAAAATACGCCTAAAAAACTGAAGGCTTTTTTATTGGATCAACTGAATTTAATTGATCTTGATGATAATAAATTTGATATTGGCCGTGAGATTATAGAAGAGATAGATGATCGCGGTTATATAAAAAATTATAATGAGGTTAGAGATAAAATCGTAAAAGATTTTAACGTCTCTTTTCATGTTGTAGATGAAGTTTTAAAAGTGATTCAGACATTTGAACCTGAAGGTGTTGGCGCTAGGGATTTTAAAGAGTGCTTGTTGTTACAGGTCCAGAATTTTGGGTTTGAATCTGATAAATTGCAAAAGCTTATAGAAAAAGTTATAAAAAATCATCTTGAAGAGATCTCAAAAAACAATGTTTCTAAAGTGGCGGAGATTTTGAGTATATCCCAAGAGGGGGTTTCCCAGGTAATGGATTTTATAAAAAAAAATCTCAATCCTAATCCGGGTTTAAATTTCGGAGATGAAGCGCAAAGAGTTATTCCATCTTTTTCCATAGAGGTTACGGAAAAAGGCGAAGAGGTAAAACTTGTTAATCTTGAAAAGGAATACGGTCCTAAAATAAATATATCTGAAGAGTATCAGAAAATGCTAAAAGATTCTAAGACGGATAAAGAAACAGTGAAATTTTTAAAAGATAAGCTTGAAAAAGCAAAAGAATTAATAGAAAACCTTCGCAAAAGAGGGGAGACCTCCCAATCAATTATGAATATAATTATAGAGGTGCAAAAAGGGTTTTTTAAAAAGGGGGCGCAAATGCTCCTTCCTTTGGCGCAAAAAGATTTGGCCGAAAGATTAGGCCTGCATCCTTCTACTATTTCTAGGGCATTATCTGGCAAATATGTGCAGACTCCAAAAGGACTTGTTCCGCTTAGTTTTCTCTGCCAAAGGGAGCTTAGCGGTTTTTCTCCTATGGCAATAAAGGGTAAAATTATAGAGATAGTTAAAAATGAAGACAAGAAAAACCCTTTAAGCGATAAAGAGATTTTAGAAACATTAAAAAAGCATTTTGTTGTTGTAGGTAGGCGAACCGTGGCTTCATATCGTAAGCAGCTTGGGATTTTATCGGCAGATGAGAGGATCTCTTTGTGA
- a CDS encoding adenosylhomocysteinase: MNFDIKDKNLASVGKKRIEWADNDMPVLRQVKEKFTKEKPLLGLKMSACLHVTAETANLVRTLKAGGADIVLCASNPLSTQDDVAASLVFDYEISVFAIKGEDNKTYYQHLYAALDHKPQITMDDGADLVSAIHKERAELIPQIIGSMEETTTGVIRLKAMEKDKALKIPIIAVNDAATKNLFDNRYGTGQSTIDGIIRATDVLLAGKNVVTVGYGWCGKGFAMRARGLGANVIVAEIDPVKALEAVMDGFRVMPMVEAAKVGDVFCTLTGDINVIDVHHFEVMKDGAIVCNSGHFNVEINIEGLKKIAKSVKENVRNFVDEYTLKNGHRINLLAEGRLINLSAAEGHPASVMDMSFSTQALASDFCIKNKGKLEPKVYYVPQDIEDWVAKLKLKSMGIEIDVLTAEQEKYLASWSEGT, encoded by the coding sequence ATGAATTTTGATATAAAAGATAAAAATTTGGCTTCTGTTGGAAAAAAACGGATTGAATGGGCAGATAATGATATGCCCGTGTTAAGACAGGTTAAAGAGAAATTTACAAAGGAAAAGCCGCTCCTCGGGCTTAAAATGTCTGCATGCCTCCATGTTACGGCAGAGACTGCAAATCTGGTTAGGACATTAAAAGCTGGTGGCGCTGATATCGTTCTTTGTGCGTCAAACCCTCTTTCCACCCAAGATGATGTTGCAGCCTCGTTGGTTTTTGATTATGAAATATCTGTTTTTGCCATAAAGGGTGAAGACAATAAGACCTATTATCAACATCTTTATGCGGCGCTCGATCATAAGCCTCAAATTACAATGGATGACGGAGCTGACCTTGTCTCGGCAATTCATAAAGAAAGAGCTGAACTTATTCCCCAGATTATAGGGAGTATGGAGGAGACAACAACCGGAGTTATTCGTCTTAAAGCAATGGAAAAAGATAAGGCTTTAAAGATCCCTATTATTGCGGTAAATGACGCGGCAACCAAAAATCTTTTTGATAACAGATATGGAACCGGACAGTCGACAATTGACGGGATTATTCGCGCGACAGATGTCTTGCTCGCGGGTAAAAATGTGGTGACAGTTGGATATGGCTGGTGTGGAAAAGGTTTTGCAATGAGGGCCAGGGGGTTGGGGGCTAATGTTATTGTGGCTGAAATTGATCCTGTTAAAGCCCTTGAAGCTGTGATGGATGGATTTCGTGTTATGCCTATGGTAGAAGCCGCAAAAGTTGGAGATGTTTTCTGTACGTTGACGGGAGATATTAATGTGATAGATGTCCATCATTTTGAAGTTATGAAAGATGGCGCTATAGTTTGTAATTCCGGCCATTTTAATGTGGAAATAAATATTGAAGGATTAAAGAAAATCGCAAAATCTGTGAAAGAGAATGTCAGAAATTTTGTTGATGAATATACTTTGAAAAACGGGCATCGTATTAATCTTTTGGCTGAGGGACGTTTAATTAATTTATCTGCCGCAGAAGGGCATCCTGCCTCTGTTATGGATATGAGTTTTTCTACCCAGGCGCTTGCTTCCGATTTTTGTATTAAAAATAAAGGGAAACTTGAGCCTAAAGTTTATTATGTTCCTCAGGATATAGAGGATTGGGTTGCAAAACTAAAACTTAAATCTATGGGTATAGAAATAGATGTTTTAACCGCTGAACAGGAGAAATATTTGGCTTCTTGGAGTGAGGGGACATAA